One segment of Xanthomonas oryzae pv. oryzae DNA contains the following:
- a CDS encoding ISL3-like element ISXoo13 family transposase: MTAKVFEAALGIGAPWSVGAVEFDEATKVLTVPVDFKPGTRFKVSGQKGLHPVHDTVVKTYRHLNFFQHECYLKVRTPRVKLGDGSVRLVEPDFAGRLSGFTLLFEALVLMLSQQMPFAAVARIVGESAYRCMQVCNRYVEMALEQADFSDVTSLAIDETSRARGHDYVTLAADAQARRVIFVTEGRDAKAVKALADDLAAHGCPPEQITSVSIDMSPAFIKGVSDQLPNAQITFDKFHVVGHANAAVDKTRRIEQRTEKSLKGMRWTLLKDVFSLKPTAGAALHGLITAPKLTRTARAWLYKEQLREALDRKQINVMRERLKHWCVCVMRSKVQAMKEVAALVRRHMDGIVTWAQTRQTNGFLEAINGLFQSAKRRARGFKRLSTIKTVIFLIAGKLDFQTFNPHARQPT; the protein is encoded by the coding sequence ATGACGGCCAAGGTGTTTGAAGCGGCGCTGGGGATCGGCGCGCCGTGGTCGGTAGGCGCGGTCGAGTTCGACGAAGCGACCAAGGTGTTGACGGTGCCGGTGGACTTCAAGCCGGGCACGAGGTTCAAGGTATCGGGCCAAAAGGGGCTGCATCCGGTTCATGACACCGTGGTCAAGACCTACCGGCACCTGAACTTTTTCCAGCACGAGTGCTACCTGAAGGTTCGCACGCCGCGTGTGAAGCTTGGGGACGGATCGGTTCGCCTGGTCGAGCCGGACTTCGCTGGGCGGTTGTCGGGCTTCACGCTGTTGTTCGAGGCGCTGGTGCTGATGTTGTCGCAGCAGATGCCGTTCGCGGCCGTTGCGCGCATCGTGGGCGAGTCGGCGTACCGGTGCATGCAGGTGTGCAACCGCTATGTCGAGATGGCCCTGGAGCAGGCCGACTTCAGCGACGTCACGTCGCTGGCCATCGACGAGACGTCGCGCGCTCGCGGCCACGACTATGTGACCTTGGCTGCCGATGCCCAGGCGCGACGCGTGATCTTCGTGACTGAGGGGCGGGACGCCAAAGCCGTGAAGGCGCTGGCTGACGATCTGGCAGCTCATGGCTGCCCTCCCGAACAGATCACCTCGGTGAGCATCGACATGTCGCCCGCGTTCATCAAGGGCGTAAGCGACCAGTTGCCCAACGCGCAGATCACCTTCGACAAGTTCCACGTTGTCGGACATGCGAACGCGGCCGTGGACAAAACCAGGCGCATCGAGCAGCGCACCGAGAAGTCCCTCAAGGGCATGCGCTGGACGCTGCTCAAGGATGTCTTCAGCCTCAAACCGACGGCCGGCGCAGCATTGCACGGGCTGATCACGGCACCCAAGCTCACACGGACGGCCCGCGCGTGGCTCTACAAGGAGCAGTTGCGCGAGGCGCTTGACCGAAAGCAGATCAACGTGATGCGCGAGAGGCTCAAGCACTGGTGCGTCTGCGTGATGCGATCCAAGGTCCAGGCGATGAAGGAAGTCGCAGCCCTCGTGCGCCGCCACATGGACGGCATCGTCACCTGGGCGCAGACCCGTCAGACCAACGGCTTCCTTGAAGCCATCAATGGCCTGTTCCAGTCCGCCAAGCGCAGAGCTCGCGGCTTCAAACGCCTGTCCACCATCAAGACCGTCATCTTCCTGATTGCCGGCAAGCTGGACTTCCAAACGTTCAACCCGCATGCCCGGCAACCCACTTGA